One genomic window of Manihot esculenta cultivar AM560-2 chromosome 16, M.esculenta_v8, whole genome shotgun sequence includes the following:
- the LOC110604071 gene encoding nucleobase-ascorbate transporter 2: MAAPKPEEISHPPMDQLQGLEYCIDSNPSWGEAIALGFQHYILALGTAVMIPSFLVPLMGGDHGDKVRVVQTLLFVEGINTLLQTLFGTRLPTVIGGSYAFMVPIISIIHDPSLMSIQDDHVRFLNTMRAVQGALIVSSSIQIILGYSQLWAICSRFFSPLGMVPVISLVGFGLFDRGFPLVGRCVEIGIPMLILFIAFSQYLKNFQTRQLPILERFALLICITVIWAYAHLLTASGAYKHRPELTQVNCRTDKAYLISSAPWIKIPYPLQWGAPTFDAGHCFGMMAAVIVSLIESTGAYKAASRLASATPPPAHVLSRGIGWQGIGILLDGMFGTLSGSTVSVENVGLLGSTRVGSRRVIQISAGFMIFFSMLGKFGALFASIPFPIFAAVYCVLFGLVASVGLSFLQFTNMNSMRNLFITGVALFLGLSVPEYFRAYTAKAFHGPAHTRAGWFNDFLNTIFFSSPTVALIVAVFLDNTLDYKDSARDRGMTWWVRFRSFNGDSRNEEFYTLPFNLNRFFPPS; the protein is encoded by the exons ATGGCAGCTCCAAAACCAGAAGAGATAAGTCACCCACCAATGGATCAACTTCAAGGTTTAGAGTACTGTATTGACTCTAACCCATCTTGGG GAGAAGCTATAGCTCTGGGTTTCCAGCATTACATTTTGGCATTAGGAACTGCTGTTATGATCCCTTCATTTCTTGTTCCTTTAATGGGTGGTGATCAT GGTGATAAAGTGAGAGTGGTACAGACTCTGCTTTTTGTGGAGGGAATCAATACGCTTCTTCAAACACTGTTTGGGACTCGATTACCAACTGTGATTGGAGGCTCTTATGCATTTATGGTCCCTATCATATCAATTATTCATGACCCTTCTTTGATGAGCATTCAGGATGATCACGTG AGATTTCTCAACACCATGAGAGCAGTCCAAGGTGCTCTAATAGTGTCATCAAGCATACAGATAATTTTGGGTTACAGTCAGTTGTGGGCCATTTGTTCCAG GTTTTTTAGTCCACTTGGAATGGTTCCAGTCATCTCATTAGTGGGTTTTGGTCTGTTTGATAGAGGCTTCCCTTTG GTCGGCCGGTGCGTAGAGATTGGCATTCCCATGCTCATCCTGTTCATAGCCTTCTCCCAG TATTTAAAGAACTTTCAGACAAGACAGCTACCAATACTTGAGAGGTTTGCTCTCCTTATATGCATCACAGTGATATGGGCATATGCACATCTCTTGACAGCCAGTGGTGCATACAAACATCGTCCAGAGCTTACTCAAGTTAATTGTCGGACCGACAAGGCTTATCTCATTTCTTCTGCTCCATG GATAAAGATTCCATATCCTCTACAGTGGGGTGCTCCTACTTTTGATGCTGGTCACTGTTTTGGAATGATGGCTGCTGTAATAGTCTCACTTATTGAG TCCACTGGAGCATACAAGGCTGCATCACGTCTAGCAAGTGCAACACCACCTCCAGCTCATGTGCTCAGCCGTGGTATTGGCTGGCAGGGCATAGGAATTTTACTGGATGGAATGTTTGGAACATTGAGTGGATCAACAGTCTCAGT GGAAAATGTGGGGCTGCTTGGAAGTACACGTGTTGGCAGCCGCAGGGTTATCCAAatctcagctggttttatgatatttttctcAATGCTAG GAAAATTTGGGGCGTTATTTGCATCAATACCCTTCCCCATATTTGCTGCAGTGTATTGTGTTTTGTTTGGTCTTGTTG CTTCGGTGGGGTTGTCATTTTTGCAATTCACAAACATGAACTCAATGAgaaatcttttcatcaccggtgTCGCACTCTTTCTCGGTTTGTCTGTCCCGGAATACTTCAGAGCATACACAGCAAAGGCCTTTCACGGTCCTGCTCATACAAGAGCTGGATGG TTCAATGATTTTCTCAATACCATCTTCTTCTCGTCCCCGACGGTTGCTCTGATTGTTGCCGTTTTCTTGGACAACACACTTGACTACAAGGATAGTGCTAGAGATAGAGGAATGACATGGTGGGTAAGATTCCGGTCGTTTAATGGAGACAGCAGGAATGAGGAGTTCTACACCCTTCCTTTTAACCTTAATCGTTTCTTCCCTCCATCATGA
- the LOC110604069 gene encoding O-fucosyltransferase 8 isoform X1, with the protein MGKQGSPRSPRPELSIGTKDYQIRSLESLPSSDPSIGRRYSGVDNNWKTKVVLLDGLKDEYGKLGSKGVYVGKRHIWFRKHVRSIAFMFALMGFLFLLDSFMVSIFDSINVQNDSTSSNSSGLKYAKEDKTAYIKEEKPPVQMYGRLLNLAYAALAEKEFKQEKSNFWEEPHQKASLWKPCADKKDSERLGKPDKSNGYLMVSANGGLNQQRVAICNAVALASLLNATLVLPRFLYSNVWKDPSQFGDIYQEEYFMKIMKDDVNIIKELPSHMKSLDIESIGSLITDADIVKEAKPSDYLEKVLPLLLRNGVVHFLGFGNRLGFDPVPSQLQRLRCKCNFHALKFVPKIQQVGSLLIRRIRKYDASQSMLDKQLLGEFMPSSASKMNDPTRGPSRYLALHLRFEVDMIAYSLCEFGGGEDEKRELKAYRESHFPLLIERLKKSKPISPSELRKLGRCPLTPEEAALVLAGLGFKRGTYIYLAGSHMYGGESRMYPLTSLYPNLVTKETLLTDSELAPFRNFSSQMAALDFIACATSDVFAMTDSGSQLSSLVSGFRTYYGGRRAPNLRPNKKRLAAILSENSTIGWNSFEDRVRKMIEEGQRVRARSFGRSIYRQPSHFMMEGRND; encoded by the exons ATGGGGAAGCAAGGATCCCCTAGAAGTCCCCGTCCTGAATTGTCAATTGGGACAAAAGATTATCAAATTAGAAGCTTGGAAAGTTTGCCATCAAGTGATCCTTCCATTGGAAGGAGATATTCTGGAGTTGATAACAACTGGAAAACCAAAGTTGTATTGCTTGATGGTTTGAAGGACGAGTATGGGAAACTCGGTTCCAAGGGAGTTTATGTTGGGAAAAGGCATATATGGTTTCGTAAACACGTTAGatcaattgcttttatgtttgcATTGATGGGGTTTCTTTTCTTGCTTGATTCTTTCATGGTATCAatttttgattcaataaatgttCAAAATGATTCAACTTCGAGCAATTCAAGTGGGCTTAAG TATGCAAAGGAGGATAAGACTGCTTACATTAAAGAAGAAAAACCCCCTGTCCAGATGTACGGTCGACTCCTGAACTTGGCTTATGCTGCCCTTGCGGag AAAGAGTTCAAGCAAGAAAAATCAAATTTCTGGGAGGAACCACACCAGAAGGCATCTCTATGGAAACCTTGTGCAGATAAAAAGGATTCTGAAAGATTAG GAAAACCTGATAAAAGCAATGGCTATTTGATGGTCAGTGCAAATGGTGGTCTTAATCAACAGAGAGTCGCT ATATGCAATGCTGTTGCCTTGGCATCCTTGCTTAATGCAACTCTTGTTCTTCCCAGATTTCTTTACAGCAATGTATGGAAGGATCCCAG CCAATTTGGAGATATCTACCAAGAGGAGTATTTTATGAAGATCATGAAGGATGATGTAAACATCATAAAGGAGCTTCCTTCTCACATGAAATCCTTGGATATTGAATCAATTGGTAGCCTA ATTACTGATGCTGATATAGTGAAGGAGGCAAAGCCTAGTGATTACCTAGAAAAAGTACTTCCTCTTCTCTTGCGTAATGGAGTCGTTCACTTTCTTGGATTTGGAAATCGACTCGGCTTTGATCCAGTGCCTTCTCAACTTCAG AGACTGAGGTGCAAATGTAACTTTCATGCATTAAAGTTTGTGCCAAAAATTCAACAAGTTGGTTCACTTTTGATCAGAAGAATAAGGAAGTATGATGCTTCACAGAGTATGCTAGACAAGCAATTGCTTGGAGAATTTATGCCCAGCAGTGCCTCGAAAATGAATGATCCAACAAGAGGGCCATCTAGGTATCTTGCTTTACACTTAAGGTTTGAAGTGGACATGATTGCATATTCCTTGTGCGAATTTGGAGGAGGAGAAGATGAGAAAAGAGAACTTAAAGCCTACAGAGAAAGCCATTTCCCTCTGCTCATTGAACGGTTGAAGAAGTCCAA GCCTATCTCTCCATCAGAATTAAGAAAGTTAGGAAGATGTCCACTAACACCAGAAGAAGCTGCCCTTGTTCTTGCTGGTCTTGGGTTTAAACGTGGAACTTACATATATCTTGCTGGGTCCCATATGTATGGTGGAGAATCTAGAATGTATCCTTTAACCAGCCTCTATCCTAATTTAGTCACAAAGGAGACTCTCCTCACGGACAGTGAACTTGCACCTTTTAGGAATTTCTCTTCACAG ATGGCAGCATTGGACTTTATTGCTTGTGCAACTTCTGATGTCTTTGCGATGACTGATTCTGGGAGTCAACTATCATCCCTAGTGTCTGGTTTCCGGACTTACTATGGGGGCAGACGTGCCCCAAACTTGAGGCCTAACAAGAAGAGGCTAGCAGCAATTTTGTCAGAGAATAGTACCATAGGATGGAATAGTTTTGAAGATAGAGTAAGAAAGATGATTGAAGAAGGTCAACGGGTTCGTGCAAGGAGTTTTGGTCGAAGCATTTATCGACAACCAAG CCACTTCATGATGGAGGGAAGAAACGATTAA
- the LOC110604069 gene encoding O-fucosyltransferase 8 isoform X3: MGKQGSPRSPRPELSIGTKDYQIRSLESLPSSDPSIGRRYSGVDNNWKTKVVLLDGLKDEYGKLGSKGVYVGKRHIWFRKHVRSIAFMFALMGFLFLLDSFMVSIFDSINVQNDSTSSNSSGLKEDKTAYIKEEKPPVQMYGRLLNLAYAALAEKEFKQEKSNFWEEPHQKASLWKPCADKKDSERLGKPDKSNGYLMVSANGGLNQQRVAICNAVALASLLNATLVLPRFLYSNVWKDPSQFGDIYQEEYFMKIMKDDVNIIKELPSHMKSLDIESIGSLITDADIVKEAKPSDYLEKVLPLLLRNGVVHFLGFGNRLGFDPVPSQLQRLRCKCNFHALKFVPKIQQVGSLLIRRIRKYDASQSMLDKQLLGEFMPSSASKMNDPTRGPSRYLALHLRFEVDMIAYSLCEFGGGEDEKRELKAYRESHFPLLIERLKKSKPISPSELRKLGRCPLTPEEAALVLAGLGFKRGTYIYLAGSHMYGGESRMYPLTSLYPNLVTKETLLTDSELAPFRNFSSQMAALDFIACATSDVFAMTDSGSQLSSLVSGFRTYYGGRRAPNLRPNKKRLAAILSENSTIGWNSFEDRVRKMIEEGQRVRARSFGRSIYRQPSHFMMEGRND; this comes from the exons ATGGGGAAGCAAGGATCCCCTAGAAGTCCCCGTCCTGAATTGTCAATTGGGACAAAAGATTATCAAATTAGAAGCTTGGAAAGTTTGCCATCAAGTGATCCTTCCATTGGAAGGAGATATTCTGGAGTTGATAACAACTGGAAAACCAAAGTTGTATTGCTTGATGGTTTGAAGGACGAGTATGGGAAACTCGGTTCCAAGGGAGTTTATGTTGGGAAAAGGCATATATGGTTTCGTAAACACGTTAGatcaattgcttttatgtttgcATTGATGGGGTTTCTTTTCTTGCTTGATTCTTTCATGGTATCAatttttgattcaataaatgttCAAAATGATTCAACTTCGAGCAATTCAAGTGGGCTTAAG GAGGATAAGACTGCTTACATTAAAGAAGAAAAACCCCCTGTCCAGATGTACGGTCGACTCCTGAACTTGGCTTATGCTGCCCTTGCGGag AAAGAGTTCAAGCAAGAAAAATCAAATTTCTGGGAGGAACCACACCAGAAGGCATCTCTATGGAAACCTTGTGCAGATAAAAAGGATTCTGAAAGATTAG GAAAACCTGATAAAAGCAATGGCTATTTGATGGTCAGTGCAAATGGTGGTCTTAATCAACAGAGAGTCGCT ATATGCAATGCTGTTGCCTTGGCATCCTTGCTTAATGCAACTCTTGTTCTTCCCAGATTTCTTTACAGCAATGTATGGAAGGATCCCAG CCAATTTGGAGATATCTACCAAGAGGAGTATTTTATGAAGATCATGAAGGATGATGTAAACATCATAAAGGAGCTTCCTTCTCACATGAAATCCTTGGATATTGAATCAATTGGTAGCCTA ATTACTGATGCTGATATAGTGAAGGAGGCAAAGCCTAGTGATTACCTAGAAAAAGTACTTCCTCTTCTCTTGCGTAATGGAGTCGTTCACTTTCTTGGATTTGGAAATCGACTCGGCTTTGATCCAGTGCCTTCTCAACTTCAG AGACTGAGGTGCAAATGTAACTTTCATGCATTAAAGTTTGTGCCAAAAATTCAACAAGTTGGTTCACTTTTGATCAGAAGAATAAGGAAGTATGATGCTTCACAGAGTATGCTAGACAAGCAATTGCTTGGAGAATTTATGCCCAGCAGTGCCTCGAAAATGAATGATCCAACAAGAGGGCCATCTAGGTATCTTGCTTTACACTTAAGGTTTGAAGTGGACATGATTGCATATTCCTTGTGCGAATTTGGAGGAGGAGAAGATGAGAAAAGAGAACTTAAAGCCTACAGAGAAAGCCATTTCCCTCTGCTCATTGAACGGTTGAAGAAGTCCAA GCCTATCTCTCCATCAGAATTAAGAAAGTTAGGAAGATGTCCACTAACACCAGAAGAAGCTGCCCTTGTTCTTGCTGGTCTTGGGTTTAAACGTGGAACTTACATATATCTTGCTGGGTCCCATATGTATGGTGGAGAATCTAGAATGTATCCTTTAACCAGCCTCTATCCTAATTTAGTCACAAAGGAGACTCTCCTCACGGACAGTGAACTTGCACCTTTTAGGAATTTCTCTTCACAG ATGGCAGCATTGGACTTTATTGCTTGTGCAACTTCTGATGTCTTTGCGATGACTGATTCTGGGAGTCAACTATCATCCCTAGTGTCTGGTTTCCGGACTTACTATGGGGGCAGACGTGCCCCAAACTTGAGGCCTAACAAGAAGAGGCTAGCAGCAATTTTGTCAGAGAATAGTACCATAGGATGGAATAGTTTTGAAGATAGAGTAAGAAAGATGATTGAAGAAGGTCAACGGGTTCGTGCAAGGAGTTTTGGTCGAAGCATTTATCGACAACCAAG CCACTTCATGATGGAGGGAAGAAACGATTAA
- the LOC110604069 gene encoding O-fucosyltransferase 8 isoform X4, which produces MGKQGSPRSPRPELSIGTKDYQIRSLESLPSSDPSIGRRYSGVDNNWKTKVVLLDGLKDEYGKLGSKGVYVGKRHIWFRKHVRSIAFMFALMGFLFLLDSFMVSIFDSINVQNDSTSSNSSGLKEDKTAYIKEEKPPVQMYGRLLNLAYAALAEKEFKQEKSNFWEEPHQKASLWKPCADKKDSERLGKPDKSNGYLMVSANGGLNQQRVAICNAVALASLLNATLVLPRFLYSNVWKDPSQFGDIYQEEYFMKIMKDDVNIIKELPSHMKSLDIESIGSLITDADIVKEAKPSDYLEKVLPLLLRNGVVHFLGFGNRLGFDPVPSQLQRLRCKCNFHALKFVPKIQQVGSLLIRRIRKYDASQSMLDKQLLGEFMPSSASKMNDPTRGPSRYLALHLRFEVDMIAYSLCEFGGGEDEKRELKAYRESHFPLLIERLKKSKPISPSELRKLGRCPLTPEEAALVLAGLGFKRGTYIYLAGSHMYGGESRMYPLTSLYPNLVTKETLLTDSELAPFRNFSSQMAALDFIACATSDVFAMTDSGSQLSSLVSGFRTYYGGRRAPNLRPNKKRLAAILSENSTIGWNSFEDRVRKMIEEGQRVRARSFGRSIYRQPRCPECMCKS; this is translated from the exons ATGGGGAAGCAAGGATCCCCTAGAAGTCCCCGTCCTGAATTGTCAATTGGGACAAAAGATTATCAAATTAGAAGCTTGGAAAGTTTGCCATCAAGTGATCCTTCCATTGGAAGGAGATATTCTGGAGTTGATAACAACTGGAAAACCAAAGTTGTATTGCTTGATGGTTTGAAGGACGAGTATGGGAAACTCGGTTCCAAGGGAGTTTATGTTGGGAAAAGGCATATATGGTTTCGTAAACACGTTAGatcaattgcttttatgtttgcATTGATGGGGTTTCTTTTCTTGCTTGATTCTTTCATGGTATCAatttttgattcaataaatgttCAAAATGATTCAACTTCGAGCAATTCAAGTGGGCTTAAG GAGGATAAGACTGCTTACATTAAAGAAGAAAAACCCCCTGTCCAGATGTACGGTCGACTCCTGAACTTGGCTTATGCTGCCCTTGCGGag AAAGAGTTCAAGCAAGAAAAATCAAATTTCTGGGAGGAACCACACCAGAAGGCATCTCTATGGAAACCTTGTGCAGATAAAAAGGATTCTGAAAGATTAG GAAAACCTGATAAAAGCAATGGCTATTTGATGGTCAGTGCAAATGGTGGTCTTAATCAACAGAGAGTCGCT ATATGCAATGCTGTTGCCTTGGCATCCTTGCTTAATGCAACTCTTGTTCTTCCCAGATTTCTTTACAGCAATGTATGGAAGGATCCCAG CCAATTTGGAGATATCTACCAAGAGGAGTATTTTATGAAGATCATGAAGGATGATGTAAACATCATAAAGGAGCTTCCTTCTCACATGAAATCCTTGGATATTGAATCAATTGGTAGCCTA ATTACTGATGCTGATATAGTGAAGGAGGCAAAGCCTAGTGATTACCTAGAAAAAGTACTTCCTCTTCTCTTGCGTAATGGAGTCGTTCACTTTCTTGGATTTGGAAATCGACTCGGCTTTGATCCAGTGCCTTCTCAACTTCAG AGACTGAGGTGCAAATGTAACTTTCATGCATTAAAGTTTGTGCCAAAAATTCAACAAGTTGGTTCACTTTTGATCAGAAGAATAAGGAAGTATGATGCTTCACAGAGTATGCTAGACAAGCAATTGCTTGGAGAATTTATGCCCAGCAGTGCCTCGAAAATGAATGATCCAACAAGAGGGCCATCTAGGTATCTTGCTTTACACTTAAGGTTTGAAGTGGACATGATTGCATATTCCTTGTGCGAATTTGGAGGAGGAGAAGATGAGAAAAGAGAACTTAAAGCCTACAGAGAAAGCCATTTCCCTCTGCTCATTGAACGGTTGAAGAAGTCCAA GCCTATCTCTCCATCAGAATTAAGAAAGTTAGGAAGATGTCCACTAACACCAGAAGAAGCTGCCCTTGTTCTTGCTGGTCTTGGGTTTAAACGTGGAACTTACATATATCTTGCTGGGTCCCATATGTATGGTGGAGAATCTAGAATGTATCCTTTAACCAGCCTCTATCCTAATTTAGTCACAAAGGAGACTCTCCTCACGGACAGTGAACTTGCACCTTTTAGGAATTTCTCTTCACAG ATGGCAGCATTGGACTTTATTGCTTGTGCAACTTCTGATGTCTTTGCGATGACTGATTCTGGGAGTCAACTATCATCCCTAGTGTCTGGTTTCCGGACTTACTATGGGGGCAGACGTGCCCCAAACTTGAGGCCTAACAAGAAGAGGCTAGCAGCAATTTTGTCAGAGAATAGTACCATAGGATGGAATAGTTTTGAAGATAGAGTAAGAAAGATGATTGAAGAAGGTCAACGGGTTCGTGCAAGGAGTTTTGGTCGAAGCATTTATCGACAACCAAGGTGCCCTGAATGCATGTGTAAATCATAG
- the LOC110604069 gene encoding O-fucosyltransferase 8 isoform X2: MGKQGSPRSPRPELSIGTKDYQIRSLESLPSSDPSIGRRYSGVDNNWKTKVVLLDGLKDEYGKLGSKGVYVGKRHIWFRKHVRSIAFMFALMGFLFLLDSFMVSIFDSINVQNDSTSSNSSGLKYAKEDKTAYIKEEKPPVQMYGRLLNLAYAALAEKEFKQEKSNFWEEPHQKASLWKPCADKKDSERLGKPDKSNGYLMVSANGGLNQQRVAICNAVALASLLNATLVLPRFLYSNVWKDPSQFGDIYQEEYFMKIMKDDVNIIKELPSHMKSLDIESIGSLITDADIVKEAKPSDYLEKVLPLLLRNGVVHFLGFGNRLGFDPVPSQLQRLRCKCNFHALKFVPKIQQVGSLLIRRIRKYDASQSMLDKQLLGEFMPSSASKMNDPTRGPSRYLALHLRFEVDMIAYSLCEFGGGEDEKRELKAYRESHFPLLIERLKKSKPISPSELRKLGRCPLTPEEAALVLAGLGFKRGTYIYLAGSHMYGGESRMYPLTSLYPNLVTKETLLTDSELAPFRNFSSQMAALDFIACATSDVFAMTDSGSQLSSLVSGFRTYYGGRRAPNLRPNKKRLAAILSENSTIGWNSFEDRVRKMIEEGQRVRARSFGRSIYRQPRCPECMCKS, encoded by the exons ATGGGGAAGCAAGGATCCCCTAGAAGTCCCCGTCCTGAATTGTCAATTGGGACAAAAGATTATCAAATTAGAAGCTTGGAAAGTTTGCCATCAAGTGATCCTTCCATTGGAAGGAGATATTCTGGAGTTGATAACAACTGGAAAACCAAAGTTGTATTGCTTGATGGTTTGAAGGACGAGTATGGGAAACTCGGTTCCAAGGGAGTTTATGTTGGGAAAAGGCATATATGGTTTCGTAAACACGTTAGatcaattgcttttatgtttgcATTGATGGGGTTTCTTTTCTTGCTTGATTCTTTCATGGTATCAatttttgattcaataaatgttCAAAATGATTCAACTTCGAGCAATTCAAGTGGGCTTAAG TATGCAAAGGAGGATAAGACTGCTTACATTAAAGAAGAAAAACCCCCTGTCCAGATGTACGGTCGACTCCTGAACTTGGCTTATGCTGCCCTTGCGGag AAAGAGTTCAAGCAAGAAAAATCAAATTTCTGGGAGGAACCACACCAGAAGGCATCTCTATGGAAACCTTGTGCAGATAAAAAGGATTCTGAAAGATTAG GAAAACCTGATAAAAGCAATGGCTATTTGATGGTCAGTGCAAATGGTGGTCTTAATCAACAGAGAGTCGCT ATATGCAATGCTGTTGCCTTGGCATCCTTGCTTAATGCAACTCTTGTTCTTCCCAGATTTCTTTACAGCAATGTATGGAAGGATCCCAG CCAATTTGGAGATATCTACCAAGAGGAGTATTTTATGAAGATCATGAAGGATGATGTAAACATCATAAAGGAGCTTCCTTCTCACATGAAATCCTTGGATATTGAATCAATTGGTAGCCTA ATTACTGATGCTGATATAGTGAAGGAGGCAAAGCCTAGTGATTACCTAGAAAAAGTACTTCCTCTTCTCTTGCGTAATGGAGTCGTTCACTTTCTTGGATTTGGAAATCGACTCGGCTTTGATCCAGTGCCTTCTCAACTTCAG AGACTGAGGTGCAAATGTAACTTTCATGCATTAAAGTTTGTGCCAAAAATTCAACAAGTTGGTTCACTTTTGATCAGAAGAATAAGGAAGTATGATGCTTCACAGAGTATGCTAGACAAGCAATTGCTTGGAGAATTTATGCCCAGCAGTGCCTCGAAAATGAATGATCCAACAAGAGGGCCATCTAGGTATCTTGCTTTACACTTAAGGTTTGAAGTGGACATGATTGCATATTCCTTGTGCGAATTTGGAGGAGGAGAAGATGAGAAAAGAGAACTTAAAGCCTACAGAGAAAGCCATTTCCCTCTGCTCATTGAACGGTTGAAGAAGTCCAA GCCTATCTCTCCATCAGAATTAAGAAAGTTAGGAAGATGTCCACTAACACCAGAAGAAGCTGCCCTTGTTCTTGCTGGTCTTGGGTTTAAACGTGGAACTTACATATATCTTGCTGGGTCCCATATGTATGGTGGAGAATCTAGAATGTATCCTTTAACCAGCCTCTATCCTAATTTAGTCACAAAGGAGACTCTCCTCACGGACAGTGAACTTGCACCTTTTAGGAATTTCTCTTCACAG ATGGCAGCATTGGACTTTATTGCTTGTGCAACTTCTGATGTCTTTGCGATGACTGATTCTGGGAGTCAACTATCATCCCTAGTGTCTGGTTTCCGGACTTACTATGGGGGCAGACGTGCCCCAAACTTGAGGCCTAACAAGAAGAGGCTAGCAGCAATTTTGTCAGAGAATAGTACCATAGGATGGAATAGTTTTGAAGATAGAGTAAGAAAGATGATTGAAGAAGGTCAACGGGTTCGTGCAAGGAGTTTTGGTCGAAGCATTTATCGACAACCAAGGTGCCCTGAATGCATGTGTAAATCATAG